Within the Streptomyces sp. YIM 121038 genome, the region TCCTCGATCTCCTCGATGCCGGGCAGCATCGCGTCGAGCGTCGAGTTGTCGACCGCGCCACAGGGCTCGGGCAGGGTGCGGTACCTGCCGGGCTCGGCGGCCGTCGTCGAACCGCCCGCGTCGCCGGACTTGCCGTCGCCGCCGTCGTCGTGGCCCGAGCCGCCGGTGCAGCCGGCGAGCAGTGCCACGAGGAGGACCGCGGCGCCCGGTACGTAGACCTTCCTCCGCTGCACCGTGCTGGCTCCTCTCGGTCCTGTCCGGTCCGTCCGGCCTGGTTATTGGGTTGCCGCCGGCGGGCGGCCGGTGGACACAATGTGTATCGCACGCGCTGCCGTGGACGCCGGTCCGTTTTCCCATTCGTTGACCTTGGCGCCGGTATTTGCGCTCCAGTGCTTTTGCTTTGGTTCCGGGGGAATGAGGACGGTATGTCGTACGTAGAGGTTCCGGGCGCGCAGGTGCCGATCCGGATGTGGGCCGACCCCAGCACGGTCGAGGACGTCGCGATGCAGCAGCTGCGGAACGTGGCCACGCTGCCGTGGATCAAGGGTCTGGCCGTCATGCCGGACGTCCACTTCGGCAAGGGGGCGACGGTCGGCTCCGTGATCGCCATGAAGGACGCGGTGTGCCCGGCGGCGGTCGGCGTCGACATCGGCTGCGGCATGTCCGCCGTCCGCACGTCCCTCACCGCCAACGACCTCCCCGGCGACCTCTCCCGCCTCCGCTCGAAGATCGAGCAGGCGATTCCGGTGGGCCGCGGGATGCACGACTCCCCGGTCGACCCGGGGACCTTCCACGGCTTCGCCACGGCGGGGTGGGACGGGTTCTGGGGGCGGTTCGAGGGGGTGGCGGAAACGGTCAAGTTCCGTCAGGAGCGCGCCATTAAGCAGATGGGAACGCTCGGAAGCGGCAACCACTTTGTCGAAGTTTGCGTGGATTTGACAGGTTGTGTCTGGTTGATGCTGCACTCCGGCTCCCGCAACATCGGCAAGGAGCTGGCCGACCACCACATCGGCGTGGCCCGGGACCTGCCGCACAACCAGGGCCTGGTGGACCGCGATCTGGCGGTCTTCGTCGCCGACACCCCGCAGATGGCCGCGTACCGGAACGACCTCTTCTGGGCCCAGGAGTACGCGAAGTACAACCGCGCGATCATGATGGCGCTCCTGAAGGACGTCGTCCGCAAGGAGTTCAAGAAGGCCAGGCCGACGTTCGAGCAGGAGATCTCCTGCCACCACAACTACGTGGCGGAGGAGCGGTACGACGGCATGGACCTGCTCGTCACCCGCAAGGGCGCGATCCGCGCGGGCTCCGGCGACTACGGCATCATCCCGGGCTCCATGGGCACCGGCTCGTACATCGTGAAGGGGCTCGGCAACGACGCGTCGTTCAACTCGGCCTCGCACGGCGCGGGCCGCAGGATGAGCCGGAACGCCGCGAAGAAGCGCTTCTCCACACAGGACCTGGAGGAGCAGACGCGGGGCGTGGAGTGCCGCAAGGACTCGGGCGTCGTGGACGAGATCCCCGGCGCGTACAAGCCGATCG harbors:
- a CDS encoding RtcB family protein; translated protein: MSYVEVPGAQVPIRMWADPSTVEDVAMQQLRNVATLPWIKGLAVMPDVHFGKGATVGSVIAMKDAVCPAAVGVDIGCGMSAVRTSLTANDLPGDLSRLRSKIEQAIPVGRGMHDSPVDPGTFHGFATAGWDGFWGRFEGVAETVKFRQERAIKQMGTLGSGNHFVEVCVDLTGCVWLMLHSGSRNIGKELADHHIGVARDLPHNQGLVDRDLAVFVADTPQMAAYRNDLFWAQEYAKYNRAIMMALLKDVVRKEFKKARPTFEQEISCHHNYVAEERYDGMDLLVTRKGAIRAGSGDYGIIPGSMGTGSYIVKGLGNDASFNSASHGAGRRMSRNAAKKRFSTQDLEEQTRGVECRKDSGVVDEIPGAYKPIEKVIDQQTDLVAVVAKLKQVVCVKG